From a region of the Mucilaginibacter auburnensis genome:
- a CDS encoding PAS domain-containing sensor histidine kinase, translating to MSDTSKIRQLEAELHQLRLQVKHTAQYQAGKHRLEKDYQLSQNGFRTIFERSAIGKNIINSKLEIVNINQALLTMLGYSEEEILGNLITDFTHPDFVERWQQLQRELWSTDLLSFNFETCMIRKNGTTFWGRVTAIPIEDDNNKFGYLTLEDTSEKKELERLQNLVEEQILRQQLAETVFKTQEAERRRMAESLHNGLGQLLYGAKLSLNQLKANANEGANEIIEYTQKLLNDCIRECRSIAHNLTPPVLQELGLKQAVVEICKQLTDSTHFKCDVNRLTNTIDNFLEVAIYRMIQELMINIVKHADASEAFVYLSENDSQLIIRVEDNGKGFNQKNSLKKGIGIQTIRYKVALLSGKLSITSEKGKGTKVKISLPKKVA from the coding sequence ATGTCAGACACGTCTAAAATTCGGCAATTAGAAGCAGAACTGCATCAACTCCGGTTGCAGGTAAAACATACAGCGCAATACCAGGCCGGAAAACACCGGCTGGAAAAGGATTATCAGCTTAGTCAAAACGGGTTCCGCACTATTTTTGAACGATCAGCAATCGGCAAAAACATTATTAACAGCAAACTGGAGATAGTGAATATCAATCAGGCACTGTTGACTATGCTTGGTTACAGCGAAGAAGAAATACTTGGTAATTTGATCACTGATTTTACACACCCCGACTTTGTTGAACGTTGGCAACAACTACAGCGTGAGCTATGGAGCACCGACCTCCTCTCGTTCAATTTTGAAACCTGCATGATTAGAAAAAATGGCACTACCTTTTGGGGGCGTGTTACCGCCATACCAATAGAAGACGACAACAATAAGTTTGGTTACCTCACTTTAGAGGATACCTCTGAAAAGAAGGAGTTAGAGCGATTGCAGAACCTTGTAGAAGAACAGATTCTGCGCCAGCAACTTGCCGAAACCGTATTCAAAACACAGGAGGCTGAACGCCGGCGAATGGCTGAGAGCTTGCATAACGGATTAGGGCAGTTATTATACGGCGCAAAACTAAGCCTTAACCAGTTAAAGGCAAATGCTAACGAAGGTGCAAATGAGATAATTGAATATACTCAAAAGTTACTAAACGACTGCATACGCGAGTGCAGAAGCATTGCTCACAATTTAACGCCCCCGGTGCTTCAGGAACTGGGACTAAAACAAGCGGTTGTTGAAATTTGCAAACAACTTACTGATAGCACCCATTTTAAATGCGACGTTAACAGACTCACCAACACAATTGATAACTTTTTAGAAGTGGCCATTTACCGCATGATACAGGAATTAATGATAAATATTGTAAAACATGCCGATGCAAGTGAGGCATTTGTATATTTATCTGAGAACGATTCGCAGCTTATCATCAGAGTAGAAGACAACGGCAAGGGCTTTAACCAAAAAAACTCACTTAAAAAAGGCATCGGTATACAAACCATTCGTTACAAGGTGGCGCTGTTAAGCGGAAAACTAAGCATCACATCAGAAAAAGGAAAAGGAACAAAAGTAAAAATAAGCCTTCCTAAAAAAGTAGCTTAA
- a CDS encoding PPC domain-containing DNA-binding protein has product MKKLLFIGFLLIAAVATAQVKPITAAQLDYRKDGNGSYLLVLKRGQPLIASLNAFMAKEKLPGASISGLGAVENAEIAYYDIAKQKYKYQKFTPSMEVLSLNGNLGTLEGQPIVHAHIALADSNYVVRGGHVKEAYVSLILEITIVPTTKPITREWNKEFAELRNMTTVKED; this is encoded by the coding sequence ATGAAAAAGCTTCTATTTATCGGATTCTTATTAATAGCGGCAGTAGCAACTGCACAGGTAAAACCTATAACCGCTGCCCAACTTGATTATCGTAAAGATGGCAATGGCAGTTATTTGCTGGTTTTAAAAAGAGGGCAGCCTTTAATTGCCAGTCTGAATGCTTTTATGGCGAAAGAGAAACTGCCGGGAGCAAGCATAAGCGGACTGGGCGCTGTAGAAAACGCGGAGATTGCTTATTACGACATCGCGAAGCAAAAATATAAATACCAAAAGTTTACACCATCAATGGAGGTGTTGTCGCTTAATGGCAATCTGGGTACTCTTGAAGGTCAGCCTATTGTGCATGCGCACATAGCACTGGCCGATTCCAATTATGTGGTACGTGGCGGGCATGTTAAAGAAGCTTATGTTTCGCTGATATTGGAAATTACCATAGTGCCAACCACCAAACCCATTACCCGCGAGTGGAACAAGGAGTTTGCCGAGCTGCGCAACATGACCACGGTGAAGGAGGATTAG
- a CDS encoding VOC family protein, translating into MSVFKTGNLAFYLQDAYVRDWIENTVVFLEVDDPNRYYHELKALNLPARYPGVKLMPVRTEPWGSECFLLDPAGVLWHFGCFNKV; encoded by the coding sequence ATGTCGGTATTTAAAACCGGCAACCTGGCTTTTTATCTGCAGGATGCTTACGTTCGGGATTGGATAGAGAACACTGTGGTGTTTTTGGAAGTGGATGATCCAAACCGTTATTACCACGAGCTGAAAGCCCTCAACCTGCCTGCCAGATACCCCGGCGTAAAGCTAATGCCTGTACGGACTGAACCCTGGGGCAGCGAATGTTTTTTGCTTGACCCGGCAGGCGTGTTATGGCATTTTGGCTGCTTCAACAAGGTTTAG
- a CDS encoding M14 family metallopeptidase: MLKRITLLLLCSVCFFVASAQKLQSPDEFLGYKLGTQFSNHYRIADYFKYIAASSKQVKLVQYGTTNEGRPLMAMFIASAENIGKLESIRQNNLRLAGMDKTGAPNTTVPVIVWLSFNVHGNEPSSSEAAMQTLYDMADVSNTRTQAWLKNTVVVIDPCLNPDGRERYVNYYNSVKGVAPNTDPSSREHNEAWPGGRSNHYYFDLNRDWAWQVQKETQQRMALYNQWLPQIHVDFHEQGYNSPYYFAPAAQPFHRVITDWQKEFQTIIGKNNARYFDMAGWLYFTKEEFDLLYPSYGDTYPIYNGSIGMTYEQGGIGAGLAVTTRTGDVLTLADRVTHHHSNSLSTIETASENAQKAVTEFKKYFDNAATIPTDDFKTYIIKSDNEDHLAALGKLLDNNGIAYKTGLKGSGSGFDYFTGKTGQFSVGAKDVVISAYQPKSVLLNVLFEPKTFVADSNTYDITAWSLPYAYGLRTYGTKEVLQLTAATTTKTHKEQITGIPYAYISTWHSAEDAKFLAALLAERIKVRFSEKAFEVGGQKFTPGSLIITRSGNDRPDLDEMVKRLAAQYNRKPMALSSGFVEKGADLGSDVIRYIKPPKIMLVAGDGVAPENMGEVWHFFDQQLNYPVTIVRYNDLGRVRMADFNVIILPDGRYEDTHAERIANWVKDGGKLIAMGGAMAQLDNKLGFAIKDVDTIGNNGDAMKDKAEIKLYEDRNKDAVSSNVAGAIYKVNLDNSHPLAFGYPNYYYTLKLDDSLYGLLNKGWNVATLKKDAYVAGLVGNKSKQKLNKEGLLFGVQNLGRGSVVYMADDPLFRGFWENGKLLFCNAVFMVAQ; this comes from the coding sequence ATGCTTAAAAGAATAACGCTCCTGCTGCTCTGCTCCGTGTGCTTTTTTGTGGCTTCCGCTCAAAAACTACAATCGCCCGATGAGTTTCTGGGCTACAAACTGGGCACTCAGTTCAGCAATCACTACCGAATTGCCGACTATTTTAAATACATAGCCGCCAGCTCCAAACAGGTTAAGCTGGTACAATATGGTACCACCAATGAGGGCCGTCCGCTTATGGCTATGTTTATTGCCTCTGCCGAAAATATAGGCAAACTGGAGAGTATCCGCCAGAATAACCTGCGCCTGGCAGGGATGGACAAAACCGGAGCGCCTAATACAACAGTACCGGTTATTGTGTGGTTAAGCTTTAACGTGCATGGTAACGAACCATCATCAAGCGAAGCCGCCATGCAAACCTTGTATGATATGGCCGATGTAAGTAACACCCGTACCCAGGCCTGGCTAAAAAACACCGTGGTAGTTATTGACCCCTGCCTTAACCCTGACGGACGCGAGCGTTACGTTAACTACTACAATTCTGTAAAGGGAGTAGCGCCTAATACCGACCCATCGTCCCGCGAGCATAATGAGGCATGGCCGGGAGGCAGGTCAAACCATTATTACTTTGACCTTAACCGCGACTGGGCCTGGCAAGTGCAAAAGGAGACCCAGCAGCGTATGGCGCTCTATAACCAGTGGCTGCCGCAAATACATGTTGATTTTCATGAACAGGGCTATAACTCGCCTTATTACTTCGCACCGGCGGCACAGCCTTTCCACAGGGTAATAACTGATTGGCAAAAGGAGTTTCAAACCATCATTGGCAAAAACAACGCCAGGTATTTTGATATGGCAGGGTGGCTATATTTTACCAAGGAGGAGTTTGATCTGCTCTATCCCTCTTATGGTGATACTTATCCTATCTATAACGGCTCCATTGGTATGACGTATGAGCAGGGCGGTATAGGTGCCGGACTGGCGGTTACAACCCGTACCGGCGATGTGCTTACCCTGGCTGATCGAGTTACCCATCATCACTCCAACAGTTTGAGTACCATCGAAACTGCGTCGGAAAATGCCCAGAAGGCGGTAACTGAGTTTAAAAAGTATTTTGATAACGCCGCCACCATCCCAACCGACGATTTTAAAACCTACATTATAAAAAGCGATAACGAAGATCATTTAGCCGCCCTCGGTAAGCTGTTAGATAATAACGGCATAGCGTATAAAACCGGTTTGAAAGGCAGCGGCAGTGGCTTTGACTATTTTACCGGCAAAACCGGCCAGTTTAGTGTTGGCGCTAAAGATGTAGTGATAAGCGCGTATCAGCCTAAATCTGTTTTGCTGAATGTATTGTTCGAGCCCAAAACCTTTGTTGCTGATTCCAATACGTATGATATTACAGCATGGTCGTTACCATACGCTTACGGCTTGCGCACTTATGGTACTAAAGAGGTGTTGCAGTTAACTGCTGCAACTACTACAAAAACGCACAAAGAACAAATCACGGGTATACCGTACGCTTACATCAGCACCTGGCATTCGGCTGAAGATGCGAAGTTTCTTGCTGCGCTGCTTGCTGAGAGAATAAAAGTGCGCTTTTCTGAAAAAGCGTTTGAGGTAGGCGGACAAAAATTTACACCGGGCTCATTGATCATCACCCGCTCTGGTAATGACCGGCCCGATCTTGACGAGATGGTTAAGCGTTTGGCCGCGCAGTATAATCGTAAGCCAATGGCGCTTTCATCGGGGTTTGTTGAAAAAGGCGCTGATCTGGGTTCGGATGTGATCAGGTACATTAAACCACCTAAAATTATGCTCGTGGCGGGTGATGGCGTAGCGCCCGAGAACATGGGCGAGGTATGGCACTTTTTTGACCAGCAGCTAAATTACCCGGTAACCATTGTTCGGTATAATGATCTGGGCCGGGTACGTATGGCTGATTTTAATGTGATCATTCTGCCCGATGGCCGTTATGAAGATACCCACGCCGAGCGTATAGCCAATTGGGTTAAAGATGGCGGCAAGCTAATAGCTATGGGCGGCGCTATGGCACAATTAGATAACAAGCTGGGTTTCGCCATAAAAGATGTTGATACCATTGGTAATAATGGTGATGCCATGAAAGATAAAGCGGAGATCAAGCTGTATGAAGATCGTAACAAGGATGCAGTGAGCAGCAACGTAGCTGGCGCCATATATAAAGTTAATCTGGATAATAGTCACCCGCTGGCATTTGGTTATCCTAACTACTATTACACGCTGAAATTAGATGATAGCCTGTATGGGTTGCTTAATAAAGGTTGGAACGTTGCAACGCTGAAAAAAGACGCCTACGTGGCGGGCCTGGTTGGCAACAAAAGTAAACAAAAGCTCAATAAGGAAGGCTTGCTGTTTGGCGTGCAAAACCTGGGCAGAGGTTCGGTAGTTTACATGGCTGATGACCCGTTGTTTCGCGGTTTTTGGGAAAACGGCAAGCTGCTGTTTTGTAACGCGGTGTTTATGGTAGCGCAGTAG
- a CDS encoding outer membrane beta-barrel family protein: protein MKLLFTSIYTLLLTITCTVTALAQTSKITGTLNDGAAKPVEFATVSLLRAADSSIVKGALSNEKGNYAFDNVAKGSYVIKATSVGYNTGKSAAFTVDGTGAVTVQVITMAEAGKTLNTVNVNATKPLIERKVDRTVMNVENSVLAAGNTALEILERAPGVTIDKDDNISLRGKQGVTIMINDKLTYLSQAQLATLLRSTDGTTIASIEIITNPSAKYDAAGNSGIINIKLKKNKQKGTNGSLTAGYARGHANRDNMSLNLNHKNGPLNVFGTFSRGDNNRYRELLIDRVVANPDTPIFNQLTKMPTFNYYNNFNIGADLETSSKNTVGVVASGYSNGGRDINDNHTERRSGTGILRSYLNTSSLMNQRYKNLAFNLNDRFKIDTLGQELGADLDYSKFSNNNIAEYNTYYFTPDGKPDPAADKKPLLLRNQTPSSIEIYSGKVDYTKPLSKTWKLESGLKFSSVKTDNDLRAQKFNGTDFENDAGRTNRFIYTEQIAAAYTNISHQFKGGSIQVGLRAENTESDGNLLGVQQIKRSYLNFFPSLFINRSLGKKHDLGFTYSRRIDRPNYDDLNPFIYYLDPFTFNQGNAFLKPQYTNNFELNYTYNKTIDVSLGYSLTTDVITELILTKGNFTFQTNDNLRTQKSYNVNIFSPFQITKWWSGNINFNGFYLGFKSNSTTGNVDNGRVAFTAKTTQTFTVGKFKAELVGDYRSSLVYGIYYLFPRYAVDAGLSRSFANKKLNVKVALNDVFNTMRNDLNSNALGNNFSIRQKSDTRVFRVNVTYNFGSTTIKARQHRSGAEAEKGRVNSGN from the coding sequence ATGAAACTACTTTTTACCTCCATATATACCTTACTGCTAACAATTACCTGCACGGTCACGGCATTGGCACAAACGTCAAAAATTACCGGCACCTTAAACGACGGCGCCGCAAAGCCGGTGGAGTTTGCCACAGTAAGTTTGTTACGCGCTGCCGATTCAAGCATTGTGAAAGGAGCCCTGAGCAACGAAAAAGGAAACTATGCTTTTGATAATGTTGCCAAAGGCAGCTATGTTATAAAGGCAACATCTGTGGGCTATAATACAGGCAAAAGTGCTGCGTTTACAGTTGACGGTACCGGCGCAGTTACTGTTCAGGTCATAACTATGGCCGAAGCCGGAAAAACATTGAACACCGTTAACGTTAATGCCACCAAACCTTTAATTGAACGCAAAGTTGACCGCACGGTAATGAACGTTGAAAACAGCGTACTTGCAGCCGGAAACACCGCATTAGAAATACTGGAACGCGCCCCGGGTGTAACTATTGACAAAGATGACAATATAAGCTTGCGCGGTAAACAAGGCGTTACCATCATGATCAATGACAAGTTAACCTACCTGTCTCAGGCGCAACTGGCCACTTTGTTACGCTCAACGGATGGTACTACCATTGCATCTATTGAGATCATCACCAACCCGTCGGCAAAATATGATGCTGCCGGTAACTCAGGCATCATCAACATCAAACTAAAAAAGAATAAGCAAAAAGGCACCAATGGTAGCTTGACTGCAGGCTACGCCCGTGGACACGCCAACCGCGACAATATGAGTTTGAACCTCAACCATAAAAACGGCCCGCTCAATGTGTTTGGTACTTTTAGCAGGGGTGATAATAACCGCTACCGTGAGCTGTTAATTGACCGTGTAGTAGCCAATCCTGACACCCCGATCTTTAATCAGCTAACAAAAATGCCAACCTTTAACTACTACAATAATTTCAATATAGGCGCTGATCTGGAAACCAGCTCAAAAAATACAGTTGGCGTTGTTGCAAGTGGTTACAGCAACGGCGGAAGAGATATTAATGACAACCATACCGAACGCAGATCGGGAACTGGTATACTACGGTCGTATTTAAACACTTCCTCTTTAATGAATCAGCGCTACAAAAACCTTGCTTTTAACCTAAACGACAGGTTCAAGATAGATACACTGGGGCAGGAGTTAGGGGCAGACCTTGACTATTCAAAATTCAGCAACAATAATATAGCGGAATACAATACATACTACTTTACACCGGATGGTAAACCCGACCCGGCTGCGGATAAAAAACCGTTGCTGTTGCGCAATCAAACCCCTTCAAGCATTGAAATATATTCAGGAAAAGTGGACTATACCAAACCCTTGAGCAAAACCTGGAAATTGGAGAGCGGCTTAAAATTTAGCAGTGTGAAAACGGATAATGACCTGCGCGCTCAAAAATTTAACGGAACAGATTTTGAAAATGATGCCGGACGCACCAACAGGTTTATCTACACGGAACAAATAGCAGCAGCCTATACAAACATCAGTCACCAATTTAAAGGCGGTTCAATACAGGTTGGATTACGCGCTGAAAACACCGAATCAGACGGTAACCTTTTAGGCGTACAGCAGATTAAACGCAGCTATCTGAATTTTTTTCCGAGTTTGTTCATCAACCGCTCATTAGGCAAGAAGCATGATTTAGGATTCACCTACAGCCGTCGTATTGACAGGCCAAATTATGACGATCTGAATCCGTTCATTTACTACCTTGATCCCTTTACTTTCAACCAGGGAAATGCCTTTTTGAAACCGCAATACACCAACAACTTTGAGTTGAACTACACTTACAACAAAACTATTGATGTTAGCTTAGGGTACAGTCTCACAACCGATGTTATAACCGAATTGATTTTAACAAAAGGTAACTTTACCTTCCAAACAAATGACAACTTAAGAACGCAGAAAAGCTATAACGTTAATATTTTTTCGCCATTTCAGATCACTAAATGGTGGAGCGGTAACATTAACTTCAATGGTTTCTACTTAGGCTTTAAATCAAATAGCACAACCGGCAATGTTGATAATGGCCGTGTAGCTTTCACCGCAAAAACAACGCAAACATTTACAGTGGGTAAATTTAAAGCTGAATTAGTAGGAGATTACCGATCATCATTAGTTTACGGCATATACTACCTGTTTCCGCGATATGCAGTCGACGCAGGCTTAAGCCGCAGCTTCGCTAATAAAAAACTAAACGTTAAAGTTGCCTTAAATGACGTTTTCAACACCATGAGAAATGACCTTAACAGTAATGCATTAGGCAATAATTTCTCTATCCGTCAAAAAAGCGATACGCGGGTATTCAGGGTAAATGTTACCTACAACTTTGGCAGCACAACCATAAAAGCAAGACAACACCGCAGTGGTGCAGAAGCAGAGAAAGGCCGGGTTAACAGCGGGAATTAG